From Fundulus heteroclitus isolate FHET01 chromosome 5, MU-UCD_Fhet_4.1, whole genome shotgun sequence, a single genomic window includes:
- the kif16ba gene encoding kinesin-like protein KIF16B isoform X4 has protein sequence MASVRVAVRVRPMNRREKDLAARCIIQMEGTKTSITNLKIPDGVAGDSMRERTRTFTYDFSYDSMDSKSSSFVSQEKVFRDLGSDVLKAAFEGYNACVFAYGQTGSGKSYTMMGLPGDAGLVPRFCESLFSRISDASRRDEASFRTEVSYLEIYNERVRDLLRRKSTHTYNLRVREHPKDGPYVEDLSKHLVQNYSDVEELMEAGNINRTTASTSMNDVSSRSHAIFTINFTQAKFDAEMPSETVSKIHLVDLAGSERAEATGATGVRLKEGGNINKSLVTLGNVISALADMAQDGGNPGLKKKAVFVPYRDSVLTWLLKDSLGGNSKTIMIATVSPADVNYGETLSTLRYANRAKNIINKPTINEDCNVRLIRELRAEIARLKALLVQGNQIALLDSPTALSMEEKLHQNEARVLELTKEWTNKWNETQNILKEETLALRKEGIGVVLDSELPHLIGIDDDLLSTGIILYHLKEGRTYVGREDASSEQDIVLHGLDLESEHCVFENQNGTVTLVPLGGAQCSVNGVLVTAPSQLNQGAVILLGRTNMFRFNHPKEAAKLREKRKSGLLSSFSLSMTDLSRSCENLSTVMLYNPGLFTQKGPPVLLRLEFERQQREELEKLEMKRRLIKDMEAKQLSEKAELERLQQEVESQRKESQEVQQRILRQEESLRRRSQDIESRLRDFLAEKERFEEERRSEVQEVELQRRKLQQEEEEAEEQEVKRRQQEAAEQTEIYRELERLKKEREEQQVRLEMERRRLEEQEREQLSLVGRLEEQLREKQEAAAALRTREDVRRLEEERRALTDIREALLRAKEAAERTDVEDASKEARAVQKQYTAFKEAQVRELGRLEEGLRQQKELLEEEVAAEKSTLLLLARGLKERQQQLKEAQQRGAQDATAAGHEEQLLRQAEHRLHFKERQLANLAGGLLPALAEEKQRAAEVLERSAAGSNQNQEAPPGLDNTLFQVEKELEDKEDKLHLHWHGAQQLQQLQETYEFTANVARQEEKVRRKEKEILESQEKQQREAMEQAVARLERRHSALRRSASLEPDAEEQRCPGELDQHRVEREIQKLRQRISEGENQNRNQNRNQSVCGEEKSGRSSSPVGHIQSLNTLLSLSDDRINAYIEEEVQRRIRKMNLLNGTGSVDLSLSCESLGDDQEVSDTSSVSLTAEDDEKLQNVNPRRLKYERLMPRAAGTSCDGAKDPVKVSIPRYVLRGQGKDEHFEFEVKISVMDETWTVFRRYSRFREMHKSLRGKYPELAALEFPPKKLFGNRDERMVSERRAHLERYLRNLFRVMLFSSGSPLRADEDGVFRLSKFDVCDFSPFFKKGVFESSSHGTG, from the exons ATGGCGTCTGTCCGGGTGGCTGTGCGGGTCAGGCCGATGAACAGGCG GGAGAAGGACCTGGCTGCCAGGTGCATCATCCAGATGGAGGGAACCAAAACCAGCATCACCAACCTGAAG ATCCCAGATGGAGTGGCTGGAGACTCCATGAGGGAACGGACCAGAACCTTCACCTACGACTTCTCCTACGACTCCATGGACTCTAAGAGCTCCTCGTTCGTCTCGCAGGAGAAG GTGTTCAGGGACCTGGGTTCTGACGTGCTGAAGGCCGCCTTCGAGGGCTACAACGCCTGCGTCTTCGCCTACGGTCAGACCGGCTCTGGGAAGTCCTACACCATGATGGGGCTTCCA GGTGACGCCGGCCTCGTCCCGCGGTTCTGTGAGAGTTTGTTCAGCCGGATCTCTGATGCGTCGCGTCGGGATGAAGCTTCGTTCCGCACAGAAGTCAG CTACCTGGAGATCTACAACGAGCGGGTGAGGGACCTGCTGAGGAGGAAGTCCACCCACACCTACAACCTGAGAGTGCGGGAGCACCCCAAAGACGGGCCCTACGTGGAAG ATCTGTCCAAACACCTGGTCCAGAACTACAGCGACGTGGAGGAGCTGATGGAGGCGGGAAACATCAACCGGACCACGGCCAGCACCAGCATGAACGACGTCAGCAGCCGCTCCCACGCCATCTTCACCATCAACTTCACGCAG GCCAAGTTTGACGCTGAGATGCCGAGTGAGACGGTCAGTAAGATCCATCTGGTGGATCTGGCCGGCAGCGAGCGAGCCGAGGCCACCGGCGCCACCGGCGTCCGCCTGAAGGAGGGCGGCAACATCAACAAGTCGCTCGTCACGCTGGGGAACGTCATCTCTGCTCTGG ctgacATGGCGCAGGACGGCGGGAACCCCGGCCTGAAGAAGAAGGCGGTCTTTGTTCCCTACAGAGACTCTGTGCTGACGTGGCTGCTGAAGGACAGCCTGGGCGGGAACTCCAAGACCATCATGATCGCAA CCGTCTCCCCCGCGGACGTGAACTACGGCGAGACGCTCAGCACGCTGCGCTACGCTAACCGGGCCAAGAACATCATCAACAAGCCCACCATCAACGAGGACTGCAACGTGCGGCTGATCCGGGAGCTGCGGGCCGAGATCGCCCGGCTGAAGGCGCTGCTGGTTCAGGGGAACCAG ATCGCTCTGCTGGATTCGCCCACCGCTCTGAGCATGGAGGAGAAGCTGCACCAGAACGAGGCCCGG GTTCTGGAGCTGACCAAAGAGTGGACCAACAAGTGGAACGAGACCCAGAACATCCTGAAG GAGGAGACGCTGGCGCTGAGGAAGGAGGGGATCGGCGTGGTTCTGGACTCGGAGCTGCCGCACCTGATCGGCATCGACGACGACCTGCTCAGCACCGGCATCATCCTGTACCACCTGAAG GAGGGACGGACCTACGTGGGCCGGGAGGACGCGTCCAGCGAGCAGGACATCG tTCTGCACGGTCTGGACCTGGAGAGCGAGCACTGCGTGTTTGAGAACCAGAACGGGACGGTGACGCTGGTACCGCTGGGCGGAGCTCAGTGTTCGGTCAACGGGGTTCTGGTGACGGCGCCGTCGCAGCTCAACCAAG GAGCCGTTATTCTGCTCGGCCGGACCAACATGTTCCGCTTCAACCATCCCAAGGAGGCAGCCAAGCTGAGGGAGAAGCGGAAG AGCGGCCTCCTGTCCTCCTTCAGCCTCTCCATGACGGACCTGTCCAGGTCCTGCGAGAACCTCTCCACCGTCATGCTCTACAACCCGGG TCTCTTCACTCAGAAGGGCCCCCCCGTCCTCCTCAG GCTGGAGTTTGAGCGGCAGCAGAGAGAAGAGCTGGAGAAGCTGGAGATGAAAAG GAGGCTGATCAAAGACATGGAGGCCAAGCAGCTGAGCGAGAAGGCGGAGCTGGAGCGCCTCCAGCAGGAGGTGGAGAGTCAGCGCAAGGAGTCGCAGGAGGTGCAGCAGCGGATCCTCCGTCAGGAGGAGAGCCTGCGCCGCCGCAGCCAAGACATCGAGAGCCGCCTGCGGGACTTCTTGGCTGAAAAGGAGCGTTTCGAGGAGGAGCGGCGCTCCGAGGTCCAGGAGGTGGAGCTGCAGCgcagaaagctgcagcaggaggaggaagaggcggAGGAGCAGGAGGTGAAGCGGCGGCAGCAGGAGGCCGCGGAGCAGACGGAGATCTACCGCGAGCTGGAGCGTTTGAAGAAGGAGCGCGAGGAGCAGCAGGTGCGGCTGGAGATGGAGCGGCGGCGGCTGGAGGAGCAGGAGCGGGAGCAGCTTAGCCTGGTCGGGAggctggaggagcagctgagggAGAAACAGGAGGCGGCTGCCGCCCTGCGGACCAGGGAGGACGTCCGgcgcctggaggaggagcgccGGGCGCTGACGGACATCAGAGAGGCGCTCCTCCGGGCCAAGGAGGCCGCCGAGCGCACCGACGTGGAGGACGCCAGCAAGGAGGCGCGAGCCGTGCAGAAGCAGTACACGGCCTTCAAGGAGGCGCAGGTGAGGGAGCTGGGAAGGCTGGAGGAGGGGCTGCGTCAGCAGaaggagctgctggaggaggaggtggcCGCAGAGAAGAGCACGCTGCTGCTCCTCGCCCGCGGACTGAaggagcggcagcagcagctgaaggaggcgCAGCAGAGAGGAGCGCAGGACGCCACGGCCGCCGGCCACGAGGAGCAGCTCCTCCGGCAGGCGGAGCACCGGCTGCACTTCAAGGAGCGACAGCTGGCCAACCTGGCCGGCGGCCTCCTCCCCGCGCTGGCCGAGGAGAAGCAGCGGGCGGCGGAGGTGCTGGAGCGCAGCGCCGCGGGGAGCAACCAGAACCAGGAGGCGCCGCCGGGCCTGGACAACACGCTGTTCCAggtggagaaggagctggaggacaaGGAGGACAAGCTGCACCTCCACTGGCACGGGgcgcagcagctgcagcagctgcaggagacGTACGAGTTCACGGCCAACGTGGCGCGGCAGGAGGAGAAGGTGAGGAGGAAGGAGAAGGAGATCCTGGAGTCCCAGGAGAAGCAGCAGCGGGAGGCCATGGAGCAGGCGGTGGCCCGGCTGGAGAGGAGGCACTCCGCCCTGAGGCGCAGCGCCTCCCTGGAGCCCGACGCCGAGGAGCAGCGCTGTCCCGGCGAGCTGGACCAGCACAG GGTGGAGCGTGAGATCCAGAAGCTGCGGCAGAGGATCAGCGAGGGCGAGAACCAGAACCGCAACCAGAACCGCAACCAGTCCGTCTGCGGCGAGGAGAAGTCGGGCCGCAGCAGCTCCCCGGTCGGCCACATCCAGAGTCTGAACACGCTGCTGTCGCTCTCTGACGACAG GATCAACGCCTACATCGAGGAGGAGGTCCAGCGGCGGATCCGGAAGATGAACCTGCTGAACGGCACCGGCAGCGTGGATCTGTCGCTGTCCTGCGAGTCTCTCGGG GACGACCAGGAAGTTAGCGACACTAGTTCTGTTAGCTTAACCGCTGAG GACGATGAAAAGCTGCAGAACGTAAACCCACGGAGGCTGAAGTACGAG CGCTTGATGCCCCGGGCGGCCGGGACGAGCTGCGACGGCGCCAAGGATCCCGTCAAAGTTAGCATTCCTCGTTACGTCCTCCGCGGGCAGGGCAAGGACGAGCACTTTGAGTTCGAGGTGAAG ATCTCCGTGATGGACGAGACCTGGACCGTGTTCAGACGCTACTCTCGCTTCAGAGAAATGCACAAGAGCCTGAGGGGCAAATATCCGGAG CTGGCGGCTCTGGAGTTTCCTCCAAAGAAGCTGTTTGGAAACCGGGACGAGCGGATGGTGTCGGAGCGCCGCGCTCACCTGGAA CGCTACCTCAGGAACCTGTTCCGGGTCATGCTCTTCTCCTCCGGTTCTCCTCTCAGAGCCGACGAGGACGGAGTTTTCCGTCTGTCCAAGTTTGACGTCTGCGACTTCTCTCCGTTCTTCAAGAAGGGCGTCTTCGAGTCCAGCAGCCACGGTACCGGCTGA
- the kif16ba gene encoding kinesin-like protein KIF16B isoform X6, producing the protein MASVRVAVRVRPMNRREKDLAARCIIQMEGTKTSITNLKIPDGVAGDSMRERTRTFTYDFSYDSMDSKSSSFVSQEKVFRDLGSDVLKAAFEGYNACVFAYGQTGSGKSYTMMGLPGDAGLVPRFCESLFSRISDASRRDEASFRTEVSYLEIYNERVRDLLRRKSTHTYNLRVREHPKDGPYVEDLSKHLVQNYSDVEELMEAGNINRTTASTSMNDVSSRSHAIFTINFTQAKFDAEMPSETVSKIHLVDLAGSERAEATGATGVRLKEGGNINKSLVTLGNVISALADMAQDGGNPGLKKKAVFVPYRDSVLTWLLKDSLGGNSKTIMIATVSPADVNYGETLSTLRYANRAKNIINKPTINEDCNVRLIRELRAEIARLKALLVQGNQIALLDSPTALSMEEKLHQNEARVLELTKEWTNKWNETQNILKEETLALRKEGIGVVLDSELPHLIGIDDDLLSTGIILYHLKEGRTYVGREDASSEQDIVLHGLDLESEHCVFENQNGTVTLVPLGGAQCSVNGVLVTAPSQLNQGAVILLGRTNMFRFNHPKEAAKLREKRKSGLLSSFSLSMTDLSRSCENLSTVMLYNPGLFTQKGPPVLLRLEFERQQREELEKLEMKRRLIKDMEAKQLSEKAELERLQQEVESQRKESQEVQQRILRQEESLRRRSQDIESRLRDFLAEKERFEEERRSEVQEVELQRRKLQQEEEEAEEQEVKRRQQEAAEQTEIYRELERLKKEREEQQVRLEMERRRLEEQEREQLSLVGRLEEQLREKQEAAAALRTREDVRRLEEERRALTDIREALLRAKEAAERTDVEDASKEARAVQKQYTAFKEAQVRELGRLEEGLRQQKELLEEEVAAEKSTLLLLARGLKERQQQLKEAQQRGAQDATAAGHEEQLLRQAEHRLHFKERQLANLAGGLLPALAEEKQRAAEVLERSAAGSNQNQEAPPGLDNTLFQVEKELEDKEDKLHLHWHGAQQLQQLQETYEFTANVARQEEKVRRKEKEILESQEKQQREAMEQAVARLERRHSALRRSASLEPDAEEQRCPGELDQHRVEREIQKLRQRISEGENQNRNQNRNQSVCGEEKSGRSSSPVGHIQSLNTLLSLSDDRINAYIEEEVQRRIRKMNLLNGTGSVDLSLSCESLGRLMPRAAGTSCDGAKDPVKVSIPRYVLRGQGKDEHFEFEVKISVMDETWTVFRRYSRFREMHKSLRGKYPELAALEFPPKKLFGNRDERMVSERRAHLERYLRNLFRVMLFSSGSPLRADEDGVFRLSKFDVCDFSPFFKKGVFESSSHGTG; encoded by the exons ATGGCGTCTGTCCGGGTGGCTGTGCGGGTCAGGCCGATGAACAGGCG GGAGAAGGACCTGGCTGCCAGGTGCATCATCCAGATGGAGGGAACCAAAACCAGCATCACCAACCTGAAG ATCCCAGATGGAGTGGCTGGAGACTCCATGAGGGAACGGACCAGAACCTTCACCTACGACTTCTCCTACGACTCCATGGACTCTAAGAGCTCCTCGTTCGTCTCGCAGGAGAAG GTGTTCAGGGACCTGGGTTCTGACGTGCTGAAGGCCGCCTTCGAGGGCTACAACGCCTGCGTCTTCGCCTACGGTCAGACCGGCTCTGGGAAGTCCTACACCATGATGGGGCTTCCA GGTGACGCCGGCCTCGTCCCGCGGTTCTGTGAGAGTTTGTTCAGCCGGATCTCTGATGCGTCGCGTCGGGATGAAGCTTCGTTCCGCACAGAAGTCAG CTACCTGGAGATCTACAACGAGCGGGTGAGGGACCTGCTGAGGAGGAAGTCCACCCACACCTACAACCTGAGAGTGCGGGAGCACCCCAAAGACGGGCCCTACGTGGAAG ATCTGTCCAAACACCTGGTCCAGAACTACAGCGACGTGGAGGAGCTGATGGAGGCGGGAAACATCAACCGGACCACGGCCAGCACCAGCATGAACGACGTCAGCAGCCGCTCCCACGCCATCTTCACCATCAACTTCACGCAG GCCAAGTTTGACGCTGAGATGCCGAGTGAGACGGTCAGTAAGATCCATCTGGTGGATCTGGCCGGCAGCGAGCGAGCCGAGGCCACCGGCGCCACCGGCGTCCGCCTGAAGGAGGGCGGCAACATCAACAAGTCGCTCGTCACGCTGGGGAACGTCATCTCTGCTCTGG ctgacATGGCGCAGGACGGCGGGAACCCCGGCCTGAAGAAGAAGGCGGTCTTTGTTCCCTACAGAGACTCTGTGCTGACGTGGCTGCTGAAGGACAGCCTGGGCGGGAACTCCAAGACCATCATGATCGCAA CCGTCTCCCCCGCGGACGTGAACTACGGCGAGACGCTCAGCACGCTGCGCTACGCTAACCGGGCCAAGAACATCATCAACAAGCCCACCATCAACGAGGACTGCAACGTGCGGCTGATCCGGGAGCTGCGGGCCGAGATCGCCCGGCTGAAGGCGCTGCTGGTTCAGGGGAACCAG ATCGCTCTGCTGGATTCGCCCACCGCTCTGAGCATGGAGGAGAAGCTGCACCAGAACGAGGCCCGG GTTCTGGAGCTGACCAAAGAGTGGACCAACAAGTGGAACGAGACCCAGAACATCCTGAAG GAGGAGACGCTGGCGCTGAGGAAGGAGGGGATCGGCGTGGTTCTGGACTCGGAGCTGCCGCACCTGATCGGCATCGACGACGACCTGCTCAGCACCGGCATCATCCTGTACCACCTGAAG GAGGGACGGACCTACGTGGGCCGGGAGGACGCGTCCAGCGAGCAGGACATCG tTCTGCACGGTCTGGACCTGGAGAGCGAGCACTGCGTGTTTGAGAACCAGAACGGGACGGTGACGCTGGTACCGCTGGGCGGAGCTCAGTGTTCGGTCAACGGGGTTCTGGTGACGGCGCCGTCGCAGCTCAACCAAG GAGCCGTTATTCTGCTCGGCCGGACCAACATGTTCCGCTTCAACCATCCCAAGGAGGCAGCCAAGCTGAGGGAGAAGCGGAAG AGCGGCCTCCTGTCCTCCTTCAGCCTCTCCATGACGGACCTGTCCAGGTCCTGCGAGAACCTCTCCACCGTCATGCTCTACAACCCGGG TCTCTTCACTCAGAAGGGCCCCCCCGTCCTCCTCAG GCTGGAGTTTGAGCGGCAGCAGAGAGAAGAGCTGGAGAAGCTGGAGATGAAAAG GAGGCTGATCAAAGACATGGAGGCCAAGCAGCTGAGCGAGAAGGCGGAGCTGGAGCGCCTCCAGCAGGAGGTGGAGAGTCAGCGCAAGGAGTCGCAGGAGGTGCAGCAGCGGATCCTCCGTCAGGAGGAGAGCCTGCGCCGCCGCAGCCAAGACATCGAGAGCCGCCTGCGGGACTTCTTGGCTGAAAAGGAGCGTTTCGAGGAGGAGCGGCGCTCCGAGGTCCAGGAGGTGGAGCTGCAGCgcagaaagctgcagcaggaggaggaagaggcggAGGAGCAGGAGGTGAAGCGGCGGCAGCAGGAGGCCGCGGAGCAGACGGAGATCTACCGCGAGCTGGAGCGTTTGAAGAAGGAGCGCGAGGAGCAGCAGGTGCGGCTGGAGATGGAGCGGCGGCGGCTGGAGGAGCAGGAGCGGGAGCAGCTTAGCCTGGTCGGGAggctggaggagcagctgagggAGAAACAGGAGGCGGCTGCCGCCCTGCGGACCAGGGAGGACGTCCGgcgcctggaggaggagcgccGGGCGCTGACGGACATCAGAGAGGCGCTCCTCCGGGCCAAGGAGGCCGCCGAGCGCACCGACGTGGAGGACGCCAGCAAGGAGGCGCGAGCCGTGCAGAAGCAGTACACGGCCTTCAAGGAGGCGCAGGTGAGGGAGCTGGGAAGGCTGGAGGAGGGGCTGCGTCAGCAGaaggagctgctggaggaggaggtggcCGCAGAGAAGAGCACGCTGCTGCTCCTCGCCCGCGGACTGAaggagcggcagcagcagctgaaggaggcgCAGCAGAGAGGAGCGCAGGACGCCACGGCCGCCGGCCACGAGGAGCAGCTCCTCCGGCAGGCGGAGCACCGGCTGCACTTCAAGGAGCGACAGCTGGCCAACCTGGCCGGCGGCCTCCTCCCCGCGCTGGCCGAGGAGAAGCAGCGGGCGGCGGAGGTGCTGGAGCGCAGCGCCGCGGGGAGCAACCAGAACCAGGAGGCGCCGCCGGGCCTGGACAACACGCTGTTCCAggtggagaaggagctggaggacaaGGAGGACAAGCTGCACCTCCACTGGCACGGGgcgcagcagctgcagcagctgcaggagacGTACGAGTTCACGGCCAACGTGGCGCGGCAGGAGGAGAAGGTGAGGAGGAAGGAGAAGGAGATCCTGGAGTCCCAGGAGAAGCAGCAGCGGGAGGCCATGGAGCAGGCGGTGGCCCGGCTGGAGAGGAGGCACTCCGCCCTGAGGCGCAGCGCCTCCCTGGAGCCCGACGCCGAGGAGCAGCGCTGTCCCGGCGAGCTGGACCAGCACAG GGTGGAGCGTGAGATCCAGAAGCTGCGGCAGAGGATCAGCGAGGGCGAGAACCAGAACCGCAACCAGAACCGCAACCAGTCCGTCTGCGGCGAGGAGAAGTCGGGCCGCAGCAGCTCCCCGGTCGGCCACATCCAGAGTCTGAACACGCTGCTGTCGCTCTCTGACGACAG GATCAACGCCTACATCGAGGAGGAGGTCCAGCGGCGGATCCGGAAGATGAACCTGCTGAACGGCACCGGCAGCGTGGATCTGTCGCTGTCCTGCGAGTCTCTCGGG CGCTTGATGCCCCGGGCGGCCGGGACGAGCTGCGACGGCGCCAAGGATCCCGTCAAAGTTAGCATTCCTCGTTACGTCCTCCGCGGGCAGGGCAAGGACGAGCACTTTGAGTTCGAGGTGAAG ATCTCCGTGATGGACGAGACCTGGACCGTGTTCAGACGCTACTCTCGCTTCAGAGAAATGCACAAGAGCCTGAGGGGCAAATATCCGGAG CTGGCGGCTCTGGAGTTTCCTCCAAAGAAGCTGTTTGGAAACCGGGACGAGCGGATGGTGTCGGAGCGCCGCGCTCACCTGGAA CGCTACCTCAGGAACCTGTTCCGGGTCATGCTCTTCTCCTCCGGTTCTCCTCTCAGAGCCGACGAGGACGGAGTTTTCCGTCTGTCCAAGTTTGACGTCTGCGACTTCTCTCCGTTCTTCAAGAAGGGCGTCTTCGAGTCCAGCAGCCACGGTACCGGCTGA